The Artemia franciscana chromosome 11, ASM3288406v1, whole genome shotgun sequence genome has a segment encoding these proteins:
- the LOC136033341 gene encoding craniofacial development protein 2-like, with protein MSQISKTEQILKEVIQYNIDITAISETRWLGSGMEPLQDGHVLAYSGHENRRQAGVGVLMSPAARRAMLKWTPVNERIIYTRFWSAHGKLSIVACYAATNEADEIEKDNFYETLQSVVAEIPRHDIICVEGDLNAKVGSCHNYCPEVMGQHGIGDMNENRALLVDFALNNDLVIGGTLFQHKTIHKYTWTSPDGRKCNQIDHLLFSRMWRKSLLDVRGYRGADIQSDHDLMVAKIHQKLKATQKNNTPTTHKPFNVEKLNDKETARMFQLELPNRFEALQSELEPRADVERMWEKLKNTYREVAEEKLGYKKKKKEDGFPNEPGN; from the coding sequence ATGAGCCAGATCTCAAAAACTGAACAGATACTGAAAGAAGTGATACAGTACAATATTGACATAACAGCCATTAGTGAAACTAGATGGCTTGGTAGCGGGATGGAACCCCTACAAGATGGCCATGTCCTCGCATACAGCGGACATGAAAACAGACGCCAAGCAGGTGTGGGTGTACTGATGTCACCCGCAGCTAGGCGAGCGATGCTAAAATGGACACCTGTAAACGAAAGAATTATTTACACACGATTTTGGTCAGCTCATGGAAAACTCTCAATCGTTGCCTGCTATGCAGCAACTAACGAAGCGGATGAAATAGAGAAAGACAACTTTTATGAAACACTACAAAGTGTTGTTGCAGAAATTCCTAGACACGACATTATATGTGTCGAAGGTGATCTCAATGCGAAAGTAGGATCTTGTCACAATTACTGTCCTGAAGTCATGGGACAACATGGAATAGGTGATATGAACGAAAACAGAGCGCTACTTGTCGACTTTGCCCTGAACAACGACCTTGTCATTGGAGGTACATTGTTTCAACACAAGACCATTCACAAATATACATGGACTTCACCAGATGGCCGCAAGTGCAATCAGATTGATCACCTCCTCTTTTCACGCATGTGGCGGAAGAGTCTACTCGACGTGAGAGGCTACAGAGGCGCTGATATACAATCAGACCATGACCTCATGGTTGCCAagatccatcaaaagttaaaagcgaCACAGAAAAACAATACACCGACAACACACAAACCCTTCAACGTTGAGAAACTGAACGACAAGGAAACAGCACGAATGTTCCAATTAGAACTTCCAAATAGATTTGAAGCCCTGCAATCGGAATTAGAACCAAGGGCTGATGTCGAACGCATGTGGGAGAAACTTAAAAACACGTACAGAGAAGTTGCAGAGGAGAAATTAggctataagaagaaaaagaaagaagatggATTTCCAAACGAACCTGGAAACTAA